GCACTGCCAGCACTTGCTGATTGTATGACAAAAAGGGACAAATATGTTTATCCCAACTCACAAGTCATTTCACAGCTGTTCGTTTTGGCAGCCACCACTGTGGAGGCAGTGTGGGCTCGTGGCACACATCTTCACCGGCACCCTCAGGGGACTCTCATATGCCAAAGGCACATACGTGTCCAAAGGAAAACAGGTTGAAGCAACAGAGTCAATATTTAAAAGCACaggaaagcttttttaaaaaagcccacTAATAAACTTAAGAGCTTTATCAGTGCCCACGCCTTATCCACTTACCAAACCAGATCACACGCTGCTTCCAGCCAACTCTCCGGGCCGGATGCACTGAGCAGGCCACCGCATGGAACCCTGTTGAGAGGCCCACGTTGGCTGAGCGTCCCTCCGCGGTGGCCTGTGCTGAACCAGCCGCCCAGCCTTCCCTGCCCGTCAGCTCCCTGCTCCAAGCAGCGCCCGAGACTCCCCCAGTCGCCCCCATGCTCCGTCTCCGCACCAGCACGCCTGAGTCTCCAAGGCCAGGACCAGCAAGCGACACACTCGGTCAGGGGGCTTCGGCCTTCCCAGGGCCGCGAGTCGCTCTAACCTCGCTCCGCCTCACTCAATCCCACCATCAGTAAAAACGGGATGGTCACACCGAGCTCATGAGggtgctgtgaagattaaatgagaaaatacatatgaagcattcaacaaatattaactatttttattagcCTTTGAAGATTTCAAATTTGGTTAAAAATTATGAGTAAAAACTCCaaagttatttataaattaacttcAGATAAATCATTATTgctactttattaaaaaaaacattaatttgttATTTACATTGTTCTGACCGGAACTATGAAATCCTTCTGGGATACAGTTCAGATAGTCGAGGGAAAGAAAAAGTCCTTCAGATGGCTGTGGAACCTCTGACAAGGTGCCTAATAGCATCATGCCTTAATCTCAGCTATGAAATGCGATAACAATTAGCCTACTCTGAAAAGCGGcaataacaaacaataaaagcTGCTGTTCCACTCTTACGCACCTAGCAAACACACGATACTTTGAAAACACTCACTGGATATTGAGAGAAGGCAGGCTCCTGGCAAAGCCCCATGGGCCTGGGTTCCTCCCATGAGACTCCTGGTAGTTTGCATCCACACCATTAAACTCCGAGAGCCAGCTCCTCTCTGCACAGACACAGAGGCACACGGGTGATCACTGGAAGTTACAATACCAAGGAAGAGCTTGGGGATCACCCAGTGCGAAACCATCATTTTAAAGACAGCCTTGCCAAGGCCGTTCAGACACACCTCAGTGCAATCCCTGCTGGCCAGCACCCTGTCATCATGCAGCCTCCACCTTGCCCAGCAACTGGGGAATGCTCACTCACGCCATGCTCTTCTGGGAGATTTGATGTGGACCATAGCCAAATCTGCACCTCTAATTGGGccttatatttttacctttacttGTATTGCCTGTGTCTTTTACACTGCAGCAGTCCAGCTGAATCCCTGGCACCCAGAACACTGGAAAGTGCTAAGTAAATATCTTGTCGAGTGACTCACCCCAGcattatgaggtaggtactgccATCCCTACGTTGCACGTGAGGAGACAAGCTTACCAAGGTTAAGTCAACTGCCAGTCGCCTTAGCTAGTAAACTGCCATTAGGTATCTTGACTGGGATGTCCCCAAGGCCCCATgcacccaccctccccactccgCCTCCACTGCCCCTCCACCAGTCTCCTTCCTGTACTCCCCACGctggccctgctcctgccctggccctgctgaACTGCCCAGGTTCAGCCCCCGACTCTGGCTCCCCAGCACTTCCTGCCACGCCCTTCCCTACAAGCTTCTCCTCTTTTGAGCTTTTCCCTACAATGCACCCAGGCTAAGCCCTCCCAAGCCAAATCTGAATGAGCTCTCCTGCAAGTAAAGCCTTGCCATGGCTCCCCACACCCTTGAGAATAAAACTCAAGCTCTACCTCCCACTTCACACGCCAGCACCTGGCTCGATGAGATCCTCTCCACTCCAGTGTCTGCTTCTAACTCTCCAAACACATCACAAACGGCCTGGCCTTCCTGCTCACAcactttctgtgcctcagatgCTCATATTGCCTGGCAATTCCAGTTTCCCTGACGCTCAGGCCTCCCTCCTTCgggaagccctccctgccccAACCCCACCTCAGGCTCAGGCAGGGACACGTGATGCTCGTCACCACATGTACAGAGATATAATCACCTAGTTACGCATCCACCTCCTGGATTCAACAACAAACGCCTTAAGGGCAGAGACTAGGTATTTTTTATCTCGGATGCTGAGCACCTGGCACAAGGTCTGCACTTCACAGAAACTCAAATGTCTTAATGACTCAGTCCCCCTGGTTCTCCAGAACTAGGAGTCATCTTAGATTCAGCTGTGATGGGTAGCCAGTGACGCCTGTTGATTATCTCCAAAATCTCTCTGAAATCCTGCTTAAATCCTGCTTccatctccatccccactgcACTCCCCGGGCTGAAATTAACTTCCTTCCTCCAACATCCCCTTTGTACAAATACAATTCCTATCTGGTTCCTGCCAGAGTCGCTTTACTGAAACACACATCTGTTGTTAGTTCCATGCCTGAGGACCCTCTGCAGCTTTTCACCACTTGCAGGGGCACTGGGGGTCCTCCACACTCTTTCCCCCTGTCCCCCTCCAAGCCCACCTACTGTCTACCCACAGGCCCAACACTGGTCTGGCAGCCATTCTCAGAACTCTCCAGACACATCGATGGCCCGTGCAGGCTTTCAGGCATCCCTTTTGCCAGGAGCGGCCCACTGCCACCTCATCTTCAAGGCCCAGTTTAGAGGTCATCTCCTGGGTGGAACCTGCGCGGACTCCCCCTCCTGCCACGCAGAACTCACGCCTGGCCTCCACTCTGTCCTCTACCGCACTTTCAACGCTACCCCTTTCACTGCAAGGTCTGGTCCCTCACTGGGCCCCCCGCAGGTgagccaggccaggcccaggccgTGGCACCCGCTGCAAGCACGCGCGTGAGTCAGCCACAGGCCAGGCTGTTTCCTTCGATTTAACAAGTGCAGTGTTGAACAGCGGCGCACCCTGCCCGCTGTAACAATGGGAATAAAGAGCTCAGGAATAAGACGTGCCTGGCTCAAAGccagggggtgggcagggctgggacccgGACCATCGGACTAGAAGTCTTATTCACCAACAGTTAAACAAAACCCCGCACAGCCGGCGACGGCGGGCCTAAGAAACCACGGGGGGCTCCGGGGCCGGCGCCGGCAGTTCCGCACCGCCGCCACCGCGCTCCTGCGGACCGAGCTCCTTCTATCTGCAACTCCCCGCCGCGGAGCCGAGCGTTCCGTTCCCtgcacacactctgcttcccGCAGCCGAAGTGGGAACTTGCGGGGACGCTGATGCTTACGGCGCCCGCCAGCGAGAAGCAGACTGGGCCGACCGCACCGCTCTCCTGAGCCGGGCACGCCTCCAGCCTCGGCGCCCCGGTGCGCATGCGCCCCCGGCCGCCGCCCGCCCCCGGCTCGCGTGCACACGCCGCGCCGCGCCCGCCGTGCGCACGCGCATGCGCAGCCCGCCCTGGCACGCGCCTCGGTCCCTGGGGCGGCGGCGCGGCCCAGGCGGGGCGCGTGGGCCCGGCTCCCTCTGCCGGCCTGCGCGCCGGCCTCCCGAGCGCCCACGCTGGGTGCCCCGGACCGGCCGGGGGTGAGCGGGCGCCGGGGCTCCGGGTCGTGGGCCCGCGCCTCCCTCCCGGCCACGGGCGGACCCTGTTCGTCTTGAGTGGCGGCCGAGCGCACGGCTCTGCGGGCCGCGTCTCCCCGGCCTGTCCTCCGCGGCAGGCGGCCCCGAGGGCGGAGGCGGTCCACctcttctgggcctcagtgccGCAGCCGGAAGGCGGGCAGTGATCGTGATCGTGCCTCCCGGGGCGGGCTGCACGTGAGGTCACATGAGTTAGCGTAAGTGGAGAATGAGAGTGGTCCCTGGCAAGCGCTAGATGAGCGTTTTGGTGTTATTATTACCGGTTTTATTAGAGCTGTGTGTAACGGGATGTTTAATGGGTCTTTTCCTGTTACCCTGGAATTTATGAGTCACGGTGCAAAGATGACCCAGATGCGTTTCGCATCCCACACGGTAAAGAGAATTCGCAACATAAAAGCACCCAGAGCTTGCTAAAGAGCTGCAGAACCAGACCtgccagaggagaagagagcGTGGGGGAATGTGGGGACAGAGATGGCGATATTCCATGTCTTGATTGGGTGGTAGAATTCAGAGACCTCTACACCTAAAGAGGGTGCTGTGTAAATTGCACCTCAAAcctgaagaaaattaattttctgggAGACTCCATTAAGAAAACGAAAGGCAAGCCCCAGACTGAGAGGTTAtgaaaacacatatctgataaaggacttctaTCCAGAACAGGTAAAGAACTCATTCAACCGTGTAATAAAACTGCAAACAACAGAAGCTTCCCAGAaggagatacacagatggcaaataagtacaagAAGGATGCTCGACCATCATCTTCATGAGGGAAacacaaagccacagtgagacaCGGCCACACCATTGTCCGTCCACTCGAGTGGCCAAAGAAGGCTGACATCGGCAAGCACCAAGGTTGCAGAGCTGCTGAAATTCTCATCCGTTGCAGACAAGAgggcaaaatggtacaaccaatTTGGAAGCATTTTGGTGGTTTCTTCTAAAGTTGCCATACACTTACCCTTCAACCCAGTACTCCCACTCCTAGGTACTTACCCAACAGGGACGAAAACGTGTCCGCACCAGACTTGTACTAAGTTCTCACATTTTTAATTGGATCTCCAGTTATCACGATACGAAGGTTGTAGTTGGTCACGCTGATTCAAGCACTTGTTGCCATTCATTTTATTGTGACTCCTGAGGACATGTTGATAATTTTCTATTGGTTTCACTCATATCTCATGCAGTTATAAAAACAGTCTATATACTGGAGGT
This genomic stretch from Equus przewalskii isolate Varuska chromosome 7, EquPr2, whole genome shotgun sequence harbors:
- the LOC103567566 gene encoding uncharacterized protein; the encoded protein is MTQLSENISPLLSTGPEEVDRLRPRGRLPRRTGRGDAARRAVRSAATQDEQGPPVAGREARAHDPEPRRPLTPGRSGAPSVGAREAGAQAGRGSRAHAPRLGRAAAPGTEARARAGCACACARRARRGVCTRAGGGRRPGAHAHRGAEAGGVPGSGERCGRPSLLLAGGRRKHQRPRKFPLRLREAECVQGTERSAPRRGVADRRSSVRRSAVAAVRNCRRRPRSPPWFLRPAVAGCAGFCLTVERSWLSEFNGVDANYQESHGRNPGPWGFARSLPSLNIHTLMSSV